The Wolbachia endosymbiont of Drosophila innubila region TAGTAGTAATTATCCCTTATTATGGATATAGCAGGCAAGATAGAATTATCAAGAACAATAATGTGCAGTCTGCTTTAAGTGCCAAATTAGTTGCAAATCTTATTCAAACTGCAGGTGCAAGTAGCGTTGCAGTTATTGATTTGCACTCAAGTCAAATTGAAGGATTCTTTGATGTACCGATAACTAATTTGAACTGCTTTGAAGCATTTGTTGACTCTATACACACAGAAAATTTGGCAATTGTTGCACCTGATGTTGGAGCAATTGGCAGAGCACGTGCTTTTGCAACGACTTTAGAGGAAAAGTACAAGATAGGGTTAAATGATAAGATTATTGTAGTAGATAAATATAGGGAGAAAGCAGGCACATCTCAAGTAATGAACATAATAGGAGAAGTTGCAAATAAAAATTGTGTCATTGTTGATGATATAGTTGACTCTGGTGGAACATTGTGTAATGCAGCTCTTGCTTTAAAAGGCCACGGAGCAAAGTCCGTAATTTCATGCATCACACATGGCGTGCTTTCAGGAAGTGCAGTTGAGAAAATTTCTTCCTCTTCTTTAGATAAATTAGTGATTACGGATACCATACTTCACAAATTTGAAAAAACTGGTAAAATAGAAGTTGTTTCGGTCGTAGATATTTTAACTCACTTTATCCAAGGAGGTAAAGATGCCAGCTAAGTCAACAGAAGACGTTATTACTTCACTAATAGAATTTGCAAATAAGAGAAAAATAACAATTACCAAAGAAGAAATGCTTAAAATTGCACAGCTTGTAAGGATTAAGTTATCAAATGACGAGATTGATCACTACTCCAAAGAACTGACAATGCTGGATTGGATACATGATACTTTATTGCAAGTTAATACTGAAGGTGTTTCTCCTATGCGTTATGGCAGCATAGACAAGGACATTCATGTACGCGATGATGTTATAAATTCTCAAAACATTAAAAAAGAGATATTGTCCAATACAAAACCTGAGCATGGGTATTTCGTAGTGCCAAAGGTTATAAGCAATTAAAGTAAAATAAGGCTCATATCAAATCTATAATAGATCTACTTTCAAAAATAAGACCAATCCGGTAAAGAAGCATTTGTGGGAGTGGAAACCATTTTTTGATCTTTCTTTACTAAGTCTACTAAATATAGTTTAGAGTTGCTTGGTGATTCTGTTCTTGTAAAAATGATTTCTCTACCATTTGGTAACCATGCCGGGGATTCAATTTTATGCCCCTCTGAAAGCAGACGTTCTTCTTTGCCATCTGGCTTCATAACTCCTATGTAAAATTTTCCTGACTGAATCTTTGTAAAAGCTATCAGATCTCCTTTTGGCGACCAAACAGGCGTAGCATATCTTCCACTTCCAAAACTAATTCTTTTAGGTTTTTTACTTTTGTTAGTAAAATCGATAACGTACAGTTGCTGACTCCCACTTATATCAGAACTAAAAGCCATATACTTTTGATCTGGAGAAAAAGAGGGAGAAGTGCTTATAGCTGAACCTTTAGTAATTTTTTTTGTTCGTTTACTACTTAAATCCAAAGATAATATATTCGTTTCACCACCCAATGAGTGGGAAATTAAAAGAGATTTACCATCGGGAGAAAATCTTGGTGCAGAAACAACTCCTTCAAATGCGCTGATTATTGATTCAGTGTTATCTTTTAAATTTTTTAATATTATATAACTTTTACCATTTGCGTACGAGATATAAACAATACCCTTTCCATTTGGTGAGAATCTCGGTGTTGACACAAATCTATCGCCATTTGTTAAGTATTTTATATTACTTCCATCTTGATTCATCACAGCAATTTTACGCACAGATTTGTAGTTGCTATCTTTTTCTTCAGCGATATACGTGATTTTTGTGTTGAAGTGCCCTTTCTCACCAATTAATCTATCATGTATCACATCCGAAACGAGGTGACCAATTTTTCTCCAGTCTTTTGCTGGAAAAACAACTGACTGAGTAAGTAATTCTCTTTTTGTAAAAGCGTCAAATAAACGAAATGATAGCTCTAATGCACTACCAGATATTTCGCTTAAACTTACTGTGACTACAGTATCGCTTTTCCAAGATTTAGATTCAGCTTCCGCGCCACGTTTTACATTAAATAAGCCACAATTAGATAAATTTGTTCCTATTACCTTTGCAATATTTTCGCTTAATTCGCTTTCCAACGCTGTTTTACATGTACATTTAGATACAACAAGACCAATGTTACCAACACTGCTTTTTTTTATATCAACATATAAAGCAGCTTTTGTAAAATAAGGAATAAATAACGAAATAAATAACACCAGATGAACGAATAGCTTCATTCATTTCATACCTGTTCTATCTGAACCTCAATTATAGGCCTTTTTAGTAAATATTCCTTTAAGATACTCAATATTGAACTTTCAATCTTATTTTGAATTTTTTTTGTTGGCTGCAAACTAAACAACGACTCAACTTTCTTGACAATTTTCTGTATGGTAGCTGCATCTTCTAGCACTTCAAAAACACCAGGTACAAATACTTTTGGTTTAGCAAGCAATTTATTTTTCTTGTTTACAACTGCTGTTACCACAATAACTCCGGCATCTCTCATTCTTTTACGCATTTTTATAACACTG contains the following coding sequences:
- a CDS encoding ribose-phosphate diphosphokinase yields the protein MKIIIGNASKELGESVVNRLDVQPSSAWISKFTDGEVNVEVANDLYNQEVYIIQSLSPPVNDNLMELLLIIDAVNRLGAKRIVVIIPYYGYSRQDRIIKNNNVQSALSAKLVANLIQTAGASSVAVIDLHSSQIEGFFDVPITNLNCFEAFVDSIHTENLAIVAPDVGAIGRARAFATTLEEKYKIGLNDKIIVVDKYREKAGTSQVMNIIGEVANKNCVIVDDIVDSGGTLCNAALALKGHGAKSVISCITHGVLSGSAVEKISSSSLDKLVITDTILHKFEKTGKIEVVSVVDILTHFIQGGKDAS
- the gatC gene encoding Asp-tRNA(Asn)/Glu-tRNA(Gln) amidotransferase subunit GatC, whose product is MPAKSTEDVITSLIEFANKRKITITKEEMLKIAQLVRIKLSNDEIDHYSKELTMLDWIHDTLLQVNTEGVSPMRYGSIDKDIHVRDDVINSQNIKKEILSNTKPEHGYFVVPKVISN
- a CDS encoding Tol-Pal system protein TolB translates to MKLFVHLVLFISLFIPYFTKAALYVDIKKSSVGNIGLVVSKCTCKTALESELSENIAKVIGTNLSNCGLFNVKRGAEAESKSWKSDTVVTVSLSEISGSALELSFRLFDAFTKRELLTQSVVFPAKDWRKIGHLVSDVIHDRLIGEKGHFNTKITYIAEEKDSNYKSVRKIAVMNQDGSNIKYLTNGDRFVSTPRFSPNGKGIVYISYANGKSYIILKNLKDNTESIISAFEGVVSAPRFSPDGKSLLISHSLGGETNILSLDLSSKRTKKITKGSAISTSPSFSPDQKYMAFSSDISGSQQLYVIDFTNKSKKPKRISFGSGRYATPVWSPKGDLIAFTKIQSGKFYIGVMKPDGKEERLLSEGHKIESPAWLPNGREIIFTRTESPSNSKLYLVDLVKKDQKMVSTPTNASLPDWSYF